From the genome of Vitis riparia cultivar Riparia Gloire de Montpellier isolate 1030 chromosome 2, EGFV_Vit.rip_1.0, whole genome shotgun sequence:
ACCTTTGCCTTATGAAGTTGAGAAGGTGACTTCAATGATGTCAATGTGTTTATTAGACGTTGTTGCCATGGGAAGCTATGGGTTTGGCTATTAAATTGAGCTAAGATACCAATGTGATAATTTAAATCTATGAAAGGTGTTTTTGgaataaaattgtcaacaaacatcttatgttttttataGTAGTataagataacaataaaaaaatcaaatattaaattttgttttcaaaatttaaaaaatccaataaatataaaaatagatttttatttttttaaagatagaattaaaaatggaagaaaaaaaatgataaatttaattttttatctttcaattgatttgtaaatatgtttaaaacaaataagataatcaaaagattttaattaaattttaagataaaaattaaaaatagaaaataattgtaatctttatataaaatataaaaaaatgtcagAGACTTACATTAAAaaggtaatgattttaaaaaatatttaaaaaattaaggtattaaattttttttactatcttaaatttaaaaattttaaaagtaatttttaaggacATCAACAAGCTTATATTTTccattaagaaattttaaattttaagctatacaaattattattaatttatattttaaaaaaaataaaaaaatgtatttaaaagaaaccttagtatttaaaaattttaaaatgtatagtagtaaaaaaaaatatattttaaaatttaaaataatagcaAATTATGGACCTCGTATTTTGCTCCATGCGTTTCCACTTGATGGCGCaactcgtttttttatttatttggtgaaaaatatgatttttagaaaagacttagagtcatcacttattttcgttttatttttgaagagaaaacaaaataagaaagaaaacactAAGTGTGACtcattatttgaaaaagacaaTTTCTGAAAACAAAGACAagtttgggggtcaggttacttatcagaaAGGTATGACAAAAGACTgaagcacccttctaagtccctaaaaacgggtctttactaaataaggtgatacaaatatgacaattgataaggaaatcaatggataccaatgaaatgatcaaataataaaacaaatcgagcatgaaaatgaataaataaataaagatggaGTGAGAACGTACCTTAGTAGCAAATAAGAACATGCTCTCATGGAAATAAGGTTAACATGTGATGATAAAATTAGCACATGCATGTTAAAGAGTAGAACAAAGATTAGACAATATTCGTTAAGTATAACAGTTGACAATCcaaagagaaaactcatatgtagggcctacaccaaagcccaatttattttattatgaattaattcccataaattccattattttggaattgtgaaaatttattcatttatatatataaacgagaaaaaaaatatttaaaaatcaaagaaaatttgtaaaagtGCATGCTAGAAGGAGAATGGCAACAAGTTTATTAAATTCAAGATTTTTGGTGACCTAGAACCCTAATGAATGATGAAAAGttgtagaattaaaaatatttgaaatttgtagtgaaattaaaattatttttaaaaaaactagagttttgaaaattgaaatcttgaaaattaaatttaaaaattgaaattttgaaaatgggagttttgaaaattaaatttgaaaatttgaattttgaaaaattatttgaaaatggaagttttgaaaattggaattttgaaaaattatttaagaatggaatttttaaaaattaaatttggatattggaattttggaaaattatttgaaaatggaagttttgaaaattggaactttggaaaattatttgaaaatgaaagttttgaaagcaagaatgaagaattaaagaaatgagAACACGTGGCCTTTGGGAATGATTCATAGAGGGTGGGATTctaaaattgagttaaaaaaaaaagatatgaaaagaTTGAAGGAAAGCCACGTGTCTCTCGAAATAAAGCATAATGGGAGCCATGTGTGCATGTAGAAGTGGGAAAGATATAAAGGAGTTGGTGGGGCCATTTTTGGTTGGCTGAGAAGTGGGCCATTCTCAACCTCAATAGTGTCCATCTTGTTCAACTCTGAGGGAGTAGACTGCTGTTTTGACCAAGGACATGGCTGTATGTCTACTGGTCTGCTTCTGTGGTCAAGGAAACTGATTGACTTGAAAAGAAACTTTGCCCATTTTGTACATCTCTTCCTTGATTTCGCTTTTAGTTTCCCAACAAATGGAGCAAATTCAATTGCCAATGTAGGTGACTTGTGCCCAAATGAaatgtgagaaacaaaaatctcAAGAGACTCTTGTGACATGACAAAGACTGATGGttctaaaaattgttgaaatggTAGAAACCGCTCTCCATGGTATAAGCTATTTtagcatattttttaagaagGCCTTCCTTCATAGCTTGTGGCCTCATCAATGTTTGTTTAGAAATGGATTTTAGGTGATTTATTAGAAGTAGAATTACCATCCTTTGAATCAAGAGTGGTCAGAACTATGGAAGCTGGTGGGAATGAACatcaccaaaaaaaattatgaacttTGCTTGCCCATCTGTTGTGCAAGTAACAATGCTTTCGATTACCCATGTAAGCCATGCACTTTGCttggaaaatattgttaatatgATCAGATTCAAATGAGAGTTTGTCATGCCTAGATTCCCCATCCCACAGTATGATCCGCTTGTGCATCGTGAGAGAATTTGTGAGCTTCTCCATGGTTACTTTCTGAAGCAATCTCATTTACACTATGATTTCTTGCATTGCTTTCAGCAGACCCCACCAAACACATATTTCGTAACCACATTTGCATGGCTTTTGTTGCTGATCAATCTAATCCATTTCTTCAACGTGAAGAGGGCAACGCAAAGAGGGCAAGCTTCAATCTCTTTTTCACTATACATGCATTGTCACTCCTATTTAACTCCATGCCCAACACATTGCCAGTTTCAGATGATAAACTTCTTGCGTGTAAGCCTCTTTGTTTACAGATATCAAAAGCAGAATACATGCCCATAGTTGAAGTAGTTGTAACATCATTGGGCCCCAAATATTTCCTTTTACCAATTTTCGAAGATTCACATGTAGAGCTAGTTCTTAGTTTGACTGACCCTTCTTTACATTCCTAATTTTAACAAGCCTCGAATGTACCCATTATGAGAAATAGACCTTCAAGATGAAAGGTTGCAGATATATAGTCCTCAAATTATGGAGCATCCGCCATAACTCAACCTTCAATATTGAACTTTCTAAACCGCTGGCACACCACTGCTCACCACCCTACTGGACCTAATCATCCATCCTCTTCAAATCTTTCCCCATAAGCATCCTTGAAATCTGCTGGTATCACTTGCCCAACTTAATGACAGCTTCACAACAACATTCAACAACCTCATATACTCTTTCCTCTCAAACATCACACAACCCAATAGAAGACTCCCAAGAAAGTGTATAGAGGAACAACGAGCTAAGATAAAAGCAACGTACAAACTAGAGAAAAGCCAACAGAAAACCAAACAAATGTTAAATGTATGAAACTTCATTTCATATTTCCTTTATGGGCTTGAAACAGGTAAGGAAATCTTAAGCTAGATTTAAAGCATGAATGAAAATTATCTATATAGATTGCTGCTACACAGTGTATATGAAATAAAGTCACAGTAATCCCAAGCCAACCCATAAAAAAGTAGAGAGATCGAcaacaacaaaatataaaaatgatctAGAAAACAACAAAGTTTAGCATGCAACTCATATCATCAACACCCAAATCGACAAGTAATGCAAAGCAAACAATGGGAAAGAAAGGAGAAgtatattaatcaaaataagcAAGAAACCCACAACAAACTTACCTAGGGCTGATCTTCTTCCTTGTTATGgactcatttttttcttgtttctcttTGCTTCGGCCTCTTCACCTCTATAGAGCTATTCTTGCCAAAGACATTGCCCAATTCATCATCCTCTAACCCCCCATTCcaaccatctctctctctctctctcccctttttGGTATGTTTTTCCTCCATGTTTTCACCTTCTCCTCCCCAACTGCTCTACTGCTCCTCGTTCAACAAAAAAGTCTCCATCcctaaccaccaccatggcaaggtggtcaTGTCTTTGCCACACGTCCCAAGCAGTTTGCTCACCTATGGAAATCATTTCCCACCCCCAAATGAAATGCCCAACTCCTTCCCGTCCAAAGAACGTTCACTTCCtctctcaaataaaaaatacccTTCTCTCTTGAGGTGGTAGGAAATATCCCTTGATCCACAAAAGGGGTCTAcacaaatattttaagattgtagggattttgagttttaaaattataaaacatatttgggATTTCGACATATTTTCCATTCCTTTCATTAGACAATTGTAACCCACTTATGTAAAGTTTATAATCTTTAGGGTTAGTATCTCTTCcggttattattatttcttactactactatttttttttttgtctcatttaaacaaaaatgtttttattattttcccgtaaaaataactcttttttaaaagcaatatataaatatttaaaataataaaagatatttgtataaaaaataagttatttttcaagaaaaaacatCACAATGATTAGATttacaatttaaataatttcatcctattaattaaatatttctaatGCAAAAGGAGTTAACTAGTAAATGGTATTTTCAACTGGTGGATGGGCCATTTCGGGAATGCTACGGTGTTACGCGACACACACTAGGAGTCCTCCGTCAAAACCCTAACGTCTCAACCTGTGTGTCTAAAGCCCTAGCCTCCCTGTTGGCTATGAATACTCCAGTCTTTGtcgaggaagaggaagaagatatCTAAAATTTGCATTCAAACTGGTGTTTTTGTACTTGATTTTTCCCATACAGATGCAGAGCTGAGGCGATAGGGCTTGGTTCATTCAGTGGTGCATTTGGTTATTGAATCTCAGTCTTGCACCAGCGGAGACCTCCTTTGATCCAAAGCTGGTATCTTGGTGACTTTCTTGCTTGGTTTTTTCGTTCGAGAAGAGGAGCCTGCAGAATAGGCAATGCCGCGCACTAGCACACTGGAGTGCCCTGGTTGTCCTCCAATCAGAGCTTTAACATTTGATGTCCTGGGTCTTGTTAAAGGTGATTTCtaatttcctcaatttttttaatctgtTTGAACTAATTGTTGTTTTATATTCTTATCAATGTGCTGTTGCAATGATTGTAGTTACTGAAGCTCGTAGTAAGGAAGGAGGAATTCCCAAGGTGGTGGATAGATGGGGGGAGCCCGACTCATCCAAATGCATACTTGCTGCTTCTATTGATGACCGCAAATCTGGCCCTGTATGTTACTTTTGTGTTATATGAGTTGTTAAGTATACATGAGTGggaatgcaattttttttctttttaaattttatgcgAAATGTATTTTCTTGCACCGGAATATTTTGATTCCTGTTGTCAATTGAAAACTAGGTTAATCAACTTCATGATTGATGCTATAGGAAAtaagagaagaatgaaaaggAAGGCTTAGGGTTTTTTCTTATCTCGCTTTCTTATATAATATGGATGGTAATGGACCTGTTGCATTAGTTTCAATGAATGTAGGTGCTGTGTCATTGGAAAGTGCAATATGCACATGTCCACAGGAGATGCTTATTTTAATCTGATTCGTTTTCTTTTTGCATAAGAAGTTCTCCTTGAAACTTAAAATGCTTGGGTTGGGCTCTCAGAGTAATAGGAAGGTGGTATGTTTGTTCAGCTACCTGTGAAATTGCATTTGTAACTGGGGATAAAATTTACTCTTAgacatttttttaacattttttttcattgtggtCCTGTTTTACCCATTGGAAATAAAAGACCACCTTGTTTATTATGCAATTGGCCTGACTGTGTCGATGCAGTGGGTGAAGACATGCCTATTTCTGGTTCAGGTGCTATGCCATTGGCTTGACAATGTCATGTTTCCGACAATTTAATTCTTGACTATGCTGTATAATTAATTTGCGTATTCTCATTATGACTAGTACGTTTTATGGGAGGGTTCTTTTTCGCATCACTACAGGTTTTGCGTTCTTGCTGGGCACAACCATTTAGTTTCTCTGTTTGGAAACAATTATTTCCTATTTAAGTTGCTGAattcttctcattttgatttttctcttgtctgtttttcttcttcttcttgatgCAGTTGTTAGCTATTGCTAGGAAAGGTGGTCTGGTGAGTTCTTGAAACCATGAAGTCTTGGAATGCATTTTAGTTTTCAATTATTGCTAGGAATTTTAGGATCACTCAAGCTCTTTTGGATATTTATGCCACAGTTATGCATTTGCAGATTGAGATTCTTAACCCTCTTAATGGGCATCCTTGTCTTTCAATCTCCAATATCATTGATAATGGCCCTCAGCCTGGAGATGATGCTATCATTGGGTTGCATTTGTTCAAAAAGCAAAATTTGGACTTATCGTCAAGGTAGTAACTGTTGCTGCCTTTTGGCCATGCCTTATGCACATAGATTCAAATGCAGACCTACAAAGcaataaatcattaatttatgttttggtCTTCCAAGTTTGTGATACTCTTCACCACATTTATGTCTTTATCTGTAGCTTGTGATCCATATGATTCTTAATTAGTAGCTATACTGTATGTGCTATGCATGGTGTTTATGATATCACTTGTCTTCCTTGTCTATGATTAGGTCACGCACCTTGCTTACATGTACAACAAAAGGAAATGCAAGCATGAGGTCTGTTGAACTTACCAGTTCACATGCGGATTCCACCTCAAGTGTTTCTTCAAGAACATGGAATGTATGTGCTTCTGGTAATATCTTATGTTCTCAAGTGGATGGAAATGAAAACTATGCTTTGTTTGGCGGGTGAGTGTATATATTGCATATCTCTTCAATACAGGATCGAAGAATTATGTTTATCTTCAGTTAGGAATGGGACATTATAGTGTTCTCTAGCTTTTGGGTGTGAGGAATGACAACTTCCTTGTTTTCTCACTCAGGAAGGGTGTTGAAGTTAATGTTTGGGATCTTGAACAGGGTACTAAGATTTGGACTGCAAAATCTGTAAGCCTTTACATCTCTACTATTGCTCTTGAATGTGTAACATCAAATATTTAGTGCCCTCAAGACTCTCAAGCTATTTTTCCTTGCATTCATCTAATTATACTTACTTTGTGCAGCCTCCAAAAAACAGCCTTGGCTTATTCACTCCAACTTGGTTTACATCTGCAACTTTCCTAAGTAAAGATGACCACCGTAAATTTGTTGCTGGCACAAACAGTCATCAGGTAATTTCTCATGGAAAATTCTTCTTTTATGCTCAAATGTCTTccaaggaaaataatatttgtctAGGTAACTGTCAGGAGCAAAAAATCTAGATAAATATTTATTCTAAGACAATTCCTTTTTGAGAATCCTTTTCTGTTTTAGTGCTGCTAGTCTGGATGGTCAATTTGATTTCATTGTCATGTTTACTCCCAATATTTGCAGTACCAGAAATGCCAGATTTCTGGAATATCCTGTTATTTGATGTGCCTTGAGGTGTAAAATTTTGTGATACATGcattattcatttatatatgtatgttataaatattttctgcGGGCTTCTTTCTTGGCTAATTTTTAGACAATATATGGAAAAATACTGTTAAATATATCTCCTGGTGTGAATGAGGCAGccaatctttttatttttattttttaaattatataaaaagaagACCAAGTTTTAGCTTAAACCCTTAGACAGCTTTGCTATGTTCTGAACCATTTTGACCTGTTCTTTCAGGATCTTGTGATTTCTTGCATGTTTGTACTTCATCTCTCAAGGGATGAGTGATCATATGATGTGTTAACTATAACCAGGAGAAATTCCTTATTGCCCTTGGGCCCCAATAGTGCTAATGTTGTGAGAAAATAGGGGTCAGATGTGCTTCACTCCACTTTGCTTCAGAGAATTGCAGATGTTATGTCGGAAGAGCTAAAAGATTTTGACTGTATATATGTACATTATATTTGTGAcatttaataaaatctaaagcTCTTGAAAGCTTTTCATGGTTAGAGGCTATTCTAAAATGCCTGTTAGGTATTTTACCAAATTTGTTCCCCAGAATTTGATTTTGTgttcatatttatcattttagttAATAAATTTAAGTACTTGAAGTTCTATTTCATATTTGTTATCACAGAAGCTCCTTTGAGTAATCGGTTTTATGGTTAACTACAACAGGTTCGCCTTTATGATATTTCTGCTCAGAGAAGGCCTGTTATATCATTTGATTTCCGGGAGACCCCTATTAAAGCAGTTGCTGAAGATCAAGATGGCTATACCATCTACATAGGAAATGGATCAGGTGACCTTGCTTCTGTCGACATGCGCACAGGTATGTGATGTCATGCAAACACACAGTGTTGTGGATTTTATGTTCTGGTTTaggaatatgattattattgttatctgCTTAGGACCTTAGCCTAATGCTCTGCATTTCTGCccacaattataaattaaaccAGTTTGGGTGCTAGGATAACCGGTTGAAATTTATCTGGAAATCTATTCTGAATAAGTCAACTCTTTTCTTGTGAACTTGGTCAAGCATGCATCAATATATTCTGGTTTAATGTAGCCAATCAAATTGGCCTGAGTTGTATCAAACTTAGCCTGATTGGCTCTAACATGCATCTGCAAAATCTACTATAGAGTCCATCCTTTCCAATTTTCTGTTGTATTTGTAgcgtaattttatttttctccaaaaaatgaaaaacattttttaggctTCATGAACGGCTAAAACAAGTAAGGACACTCTAAAACTTCTCTTTACTAACATAGTAACATATGAGGGCTCAAATTTGGTTCTTAAAACCTCTAAAAACTTTCAAAAGTTAACATAATGTAACATTCTTAAATTAAAGATTCCTAATATTCTTGAACCAGTAGAACTAATAACTTGCTATACCTTTTTCCTAAGCCCCAAGTGCATCAAGATCCGTTTGTGGAAGAAAATTTGACCTTGGGTTTTAGGGCTCTAAGAGTTGAGGTGATGAACTGGCATTTTTGACATTGATGCGTCTTTTTGTATCCCATGAAACCTCCAACCAGAATCTACTTGCCATAAACTGATGATCATAATTTTAGATTTCCCAAAAACATGTAACTTTTTACAATACCAAACTTGGTGTAGCCTTTACTTGTATTCTTGAAAATAAGAACAGAACAAAGTGATGTTATTAAACACAAAAGAATGTCGAGCTTCGAGTTAGAGAAGGAAAAATCTtcactttttcatttattcttttgatattttgagaaagaaagagtTAAGATGAGGGTAAAAaaagggagagagggagagtaAGGCATTCTTCCATGCCTCTCCATGAGTTTGATCGATTAAGAGAGTGATACTCTCTAAGTggcattttatcaaacatatcaAACGCCCAAACCTCaagaaaaaaagtagaaaattcttctcattttgtcatttatttatttatattttgagaaaGAGAGGAGAAAAGAGAGCAgccaataaatgaataaaaataaaattattattagagAGGGAGGGGGCAAGGTGCAGAGGGAATGAGGGTGGTGGGGAAGGAGTGGCGGGAGAAGGTGGGAGAGGGAGGGGTCTGTGGAGGGACTTTCCATGATCtggtgatgaaaaaaaaaaacggaaaacaaaagaaaaatcttctgtttgttatttgttttttgatggtttgagaaagaaaggagaagtaagcaaataaataaataaatgatgagaCTGGAGGGAAGAAAAACCCAGTGGCTTTACATTTCAATTGAGCTAATAATTCTTTATTGGAATGATAGATGCTGTCTTGACTTTGTACACTTACACAAATACATCCGTACacttacatatattattattatagccACATGTACAGTTGCACATACAGATATGTATTGATGTCTTCAAATTACTTTTGCTatcattgaattaaattttttgaatgatgtgaattgttttttttcttgtaagggttttcacttcaattttttatttgacttgTAGATTTCTGAAAggattgattttgaaattttgaagtaCAACCTTTTGGTGGATTGAACTAcattccattctgaaatttgtATCATTGGCAGGTTGTTGAACTCGATATTTAAGTGCTCTAaccttttatctttttgtttggttgcttttGGTATGCAGGGAAATTGTTAGGATGCTTTTTGGGAAAGTGTTCTGGAAGCATTAGATCCATAGCCAGGCATCCAGAGCTCCCTGTGATAGCATCATGTGGTGAGTATGTTTTCTATacgtaaataaataattgatattatcTATGTTTACCTTTTTCAgggatgtttggggcattgttCTTGATTTTATGCTACAAGTTACGCTGTAATCATTTACAAAAAGCTTCTCCTATGTTTGTTTTATGTTCCTGTCTACTGAAGGAGGTCAGTCATTTGACCTCTTGAGAAGATGGCCCCTGGGTGGGGTGAGGTAGGGTAGGAGTGTGTGGTAGGAACTTTTGGGGCATTCTTGTAATCtaaagaaccaaaagaaaaaagaaagagaaaaatatgaaatgatgTGTCAACACTTACCGAGCCATTTATGTATTATGAATCTCTTTTTCCAAGTAATTTCTTCTGTTCATCTTTGTTTAATAATCATGGTGAGTGAATCTAGCATCAGCATGTCTGTGGCTTGGATGTTCCATGATTTGCATTATAGCCTTTATGGTTTAAGTGTGCTTGTGTTTTTGGGTTAAGTTTCTCTTTGAGTAATGCTGAAGTGATGGACTTTATTTATTCTATAGGATTGGATAGCTACTTGCGCTTTTGGGATATAAAAACAAGGAAGCTTCTTTCTGCGGTATGTTATCAGATTATTGTTATGAGCAATTACTTAAATCTTCTTTTTCGTAGCTGTTATGTTGTGAACTTCTTGTGCtgaatgttattaaaaattaattgcaaTTTCATATTCATAGCCTCCACATTTGACGTTGTAACACTAAACTCCCTTATCAATTATGGGAACTCAAATTTTAGGCCAGTGACATCTTTTGTGCTTTAATTTGTACCAGTGGCACTTTTCTTTTCACAGTGGGAAAAAACATATGACGCATTTGGAGTCTTTTCTTCAAGAATTTAGTTGAACCTTTGTCTTCCTGAGGATTTGGCATTTCCCTCTGCTATATGCTGGAGTATATAACTTTATATGCTAAATTTTCATGAGTCAGTTTTTTTGTGCATCGACCTTGCCTCTCCATCATATCGAGAAAGCTTAATTACAGTATAATTTATCTGACTAAGGAGTTAGGGCTGACATAATTAAACTGGACTGATGAAATTCCAACTACTCAATGCACCCAAAATCCTTCTTTTCCATTCAAAAGATTTTCAGAATTTATGCTGGTGAAGTTATGGCTTAATGTTTTACACTGGCTTTTAACCTACTTCAACTTTCTCATTTGCTGGGCCTTGGG
Proteins encoded in this window:
- the LOC117906493 gene encoding WD repeat-containing protein 74 isoform X1 — protein: MPRTSTLECPGCPPIRALTFDVLGLVKVTEARSKEGGIPKVVDRWGEPDSSKCILAASIDDRKSGPLLAIARKGGLIEILNPLNGHPCLSISNIIDNGPQPGDDAIIGLHLFKKQNLDLSSRSRTLLTCTTKGNASMRSVELTSSHADSTSSVSSRTWNVCASGNILCSQVDGNENYALFGGKGVEVNVWDLEQGTKIWTAKSPPKNSLGLFTPTWFTSATFLSKDDHRKFVAGTNSHQVRLYDISAQRRPVISFDFRETPIKAVAEDQDGYTIYIGNGSGDLASVDMRTGKLLGCFLGKCSGSIRSIARHPELPVIASCGLDSYLRFWDIKTRKLLSAVFLKQPLTNVVFDSNFAEEEVPSSVVDPPTEAQNMNETQESDEEEVQPLKRKKKSSKHSGSKKPKPKKRSKKVQDETVDDSS
- the LOC117906493 gene encoding WD repeat-containing protein 74 isoform X3 yields the protein MSWVLLKLLKLVVRKEEFPRWWIDGLLAIARKGGLIEILNPLNGHPCLSISNIIDNGPQPGDDAIIGLHLFKKQNLDLSSRSRTLLTCTTKGNASMRSVELTSSHADSTSSVSSRTWNVCASGNILCSQVDGNENYALFGGKGVEVNVWDLEQGTKIWTAKSPPKNSLGLFTPTWFTSATFLSKDDHRKFVAGTNSHQVRLYDISAQRRPVISFDFRETPIKAVAEDQDGYTIYIGNGSGDLASVDMRTGKLLGCFLGKCSGSIRSIARHPELPVIASCGLDSYLRFWDIKTRKLLSAVFLKQPLTNVVFDSNFAEEEVPSSVVDPPTEAQNMNETQESDEEEVQPLKRKKKSSKHSGSKKPKPKKRSKKVQDETVDDSS
- the LOC117906493 gene encoding WD repeat-containing protein 74 isoform X2, which gives rise to MPRTSTLECPGCPPIRALTFDVLGLVKVTEARSKEGGIPKVVDRWGEPDSSKCILAASIDDRKSGPLLAIARKGGLIEILNPLNGHPCLSISNIIDNGPQPGDDAIIGLHLFKKQNLDLSSRSRTLLTCTTKGNASMRSVELTSSHADSTSSVSSRTWNVCASGNILCSQVDGNENYALFGGKGVEVNVWDLEQGTKIWTAKSPPKNSLGLFTPTWFTSATFLSKDDHRKFVAGTNSHQVRLYDISAQRRPVISFDFRETPIKAVAEDQDGYTIYIGNGSGDLASVDMRTGKLLGCFLGKCSGSIRSIARHPELPVIASCGLDSYLRFWDIKTRKLLSAVFLKQPLTNVVFDSNFAEEVDPPTEAQNMNETQESDEEEVQPLKRKKKSSKHSGSKKPKPKKRSKKVQDETVDDSS